From Cydia splendana chromosome 12, ilCydSple1.2, whole genome shotgun sequence, a single genomic window includes:
- the LOC134795633 gene encoding sperm-associated antigen 7, producing MDLLGSILNSMQKPPSASEAQKNAAKKQKEALERKQKEEKNMLNRFRKRVEDKISEFVKDGSKPHLAFEPMDQTCRAIIRDVSEIAGLQVFSFGQDGIDRYSVVYTKERPPSEDELTVRRAGGIWDEHKAAEMAKERVNRQKLAALESEEEKNRKRKRGTEELSGTFYKQKYAHLIGENAALGAAQKTNMNKSYGEVPSENKKDQRSIEQTMADIKAKKMRKAEAEANENQT from the coding sequence atGGATTTACTAGGTTCAATCTTGAACTCCATGCAAAAGCCACCTTCAGCAAGTGAAGCACAGAAAAATGCTGCCAAAAAGCAGAAAGAGGCTCTTGAGCGCAAGCAGAAGGAGGAAAAAAACATGTTAAATAGATTTAGAAAGAGAGTTGAAGATAAAATAAGTGAGTTTGTTAAAGACGGGTCCAAACCACACTTAGCATTTGAACCGATGGATCAAACATGTAGAGCAATAATTAGAGATGTCTCTGAAATTGCCGGCCTCCAAGTATTTTCATTTGGGCAAGATGGAATTGATAGATATTCAGTAGTTTATACCAAAGAACGCCCTCCATCTGAAGACGAGTTGACGGTACGTAGAGCGGGTGGCATTTGGGATGAACATAAAGCAGCTGAAATGGCTAAAGAACGTGTTAATAGACAAAAACTCGCAGCTTTAGAGTCAGAGGAAGAAAAAAATAGAAAGCGCAAGCGTGGCACAGAGGAACTTAGCGGTACATTTTACAAACAAAAGTATGCTCATTTAATCGGTGAAAATGCAGCTTTAGGAGCCGCTCAAAAGACAAATATGAATAAAAGTTATGGAGAAGTTCCGAGTGAGAATAAAAAGGATCAGCGCTCTATAGAACAGACTATGGCAGATATTAAGGCTAAGAAAATGAGAAAGGCAGAGGCCGAGGCAAATGAAAATCAAACTTAA